One window of the Rhodococcus sovatensis genome contains the following:
- a CDS encoding histidine phosphatase family protein translates to MGAVTPVKRQLILLRHGQTEYNATERMQGHLDTDLTELGRTQAKSAAALLAPRSPVRIVSSDLRRALDTATALGDACGVSVDVDPRLRETHLGDWQGLTHHDVDDLSPGARTAWRTDATIAPPGGENRIDVARRSVPVVRELLDTEPKWGADGASAPIVLVAHGGLIAALSAALLELPVDRWPVLGGLSNTSWVQLSSHGEGDAIGWHLDVWNASARVASDVL, encoded by the coding sequence ATCGGAGCAGTGACACCGGTCAAGCGGCAGTTGATTCTGCTCCGGCACGGCCAGACCGAGTACAACGCGACCGAACGCATGCAGGGTCACCTCGATACCGACCTGACCGAACTGGGCCGAACACAAGCCAAGTCCGCAGCTGCGCTGCTCGCGCCTCGATCGCCGGTGCGCATCGTTTCCTCGGATCTGAGACGCGCTCTCGACACCGCCACCGCGTTGGGTGACGCGTGCGGTGTGTCCGTCGACGTCGATCCACGGCTTCGTGAAACTCATTTGGGCGACTGGCAAGGCTTGACGCACCACGATGTCGACGACCTCTCGCCCGGCGCGCGGACGGCCTGGCGCACCGACGCCACCATCGCGCCTCCGGGCGGCGAGAATCGCATCGACGTAGCTCGTCGCAGTGTGCCGGTGGTTCGCGAACTACTCGACACCGAGCCGAAGTGGGGAGCGGACGGTGCGAGTGCGCCGATCGTCCTCGTCGCCCACGGAGGCCTGATTGCCGCATTGAGTGCCGCGCTACTCGAGCTGCCGGTCGATCGGTGGCCCGTGCTCGGAGGACTGTCGAACACCAGCTGGGTGCAGCTGAGCAGTCACGGCGAGGGTGACGCGATCGGCTGGCATCTCGATGTGTGGAACGCGTCCGCGAGAGTGGCCAGTGATGTCCTCTGA
- the octT gene encoding diglucosylglycerate octanoyltransferase, with the protein MSSDDYQVRVVAAEAPPVLLVVADSLSYYGPKGGLPVDDPRIWPNLVAAELGWTVELVARIGWTSRDAWWALTQDPRVWAAIPKAGAVIFGVGGMDSLPSPLPTAFREQIRYVRPPAFRRLVRAGYQWVQPRLAHLGWPVALPPKLSVDYLEQARAALAYVRPELPVIGTLPSVHRSDAYGKVHAGRPAAEKALRQWGAKSGVPLVDLAAAVRENIFSDHANPDGIHWGWDAHVAVADAMLAELRSVVGDKEQRG; encoded by the coding sequence ATGTCCTCTGACGACTACCAGGTTCGCGTCGTCGCCGCCGAGGCGCCGCCGGTGCTCCTGGTTGTGGCGGACTCGTTGAGCTACTACGGGCCGAAGGGCGGTCTTCCGGTCGATGACCCGCGTATCTGGCCCAATCTCGTTGCGGCAGAGCTGGGGTGGACGGTGGAGCTGGTGGCGCGCATCGGGTGGACCAGCCGCGACGCGTGGTGGGCGTTGACGCAGGATCCGCGCGTGTGGGCGGCGATTCCGAAGGCAGGCGCAGTGATCTTCGGTGTCGGCGGGATGGATTCGTTGCCGTCGCCGCTACCGACGGCGTTCCGGGAGCAGATTCGCTATGTCCGCCCACCGGCCTTTCGGCGACTTGTGCGTGCCGGATACCAATGGGTGCAACCGAGGCTGGCGCACCTCGGCTGGCCGGTGGCGCTACCACCGAAGTTGAGCGTCGACTACCTGGAGCAGGCGCGAGCCGCGCTGGCGTACGTTCGGCCGGAACTACCGGTCATCGGAACGCTGCCCTCGGTGCATCGCAGCGATGCGTACGGCAAAGTTCATGCCGGTCGACCCGCCGCCGAGAAGGCTCTCCGGCAATGGGGTGCGAAAAGCGGTGTGCCACTGGTCGATCTGGCGGCCGCGGTGCGGGAGAACATCTTCTCCGACCATGCGAACCCCGACGGAATCCACTGGGGTTGGGACGCGCACGTCGCCGTCGCCGATGCGATGCTTGCCGAACTGAGATCGGTTGTAGGCGATAAGGAACAGCGCGGGTGA
- a CDS encoding DegV family protein → MTVAVITDSSACLGPELAHGAGITVAPLHVFVDGIDLREGLDPIPEDFAAHGPVTTAGASPAELTGLYRDALERSDGAGVVAVHISRGLSSTWEAARQAATVLGERVRVIDSASAGMGLGYAVLAAARAAARGDSIDSVYGDAVAAAQRSRSFIVVDRLDHLRRGGRIGAAAALVGTALAMKPVLHLSEGKLVLGEKARTSTKALGKLVDAAHRVADKDRVALTVHHMQCPERADAVAALLARRIPEVSDLSVVPFGAVLGAHVGPGAVGVVVCPER, encoded by the coding sequence GTGACGGTAGCGGTCATCACCGATTCATCGGCCTGCCTGGGTCCCGAGCTCGCCCACGGGGCAGGGATCACCGTGGCGCCCTTGCATGTGTTCGTCGACGGCATCGACCTGCGCGAGGGTCTCGATCCGATACCGGAGGACTTTGCAGCGCATGGTCCTGTCACGACTGCGGGCGCATCGCCAGCGGAGTTGACCGGTCTCTATCGTGATGCTCTGGAACGAAGTGATGGCGCAGGCGTTGTGGCCGTTCATATTTCGCGTGGACTCTCCAGCACCTGGGAGGCGGCTCGGCAGGCGGCAACAGTGCTGGGCGAGCGAGTCCGCGTGATCGATTCCGCGTCGGCCGGGATGGGCCTCGGCTATGCGGTGCTTGCCGCTGCCCGAGCGGCCGCCCGCGGCGACAGCATCGACTCCGTCTACGGCGATGCCGTGGCAGCGGCCCAGCGGAGTCGTAGCTTCATCGTGGTGGACCGGCTCGATCACTTACGTCGGGGTGGTCGCATCGGAGCGGCGGCCGCGCTGGTCGGTACGGCGCTGGCCATGAAGCCGGTGTTGCATCTGAGCGAAGGCAAGCTCGTGCTGGGAGAGAAGGCTCGAACGTCGACGAAGGCGCTCGGCAAACTCGTCGACGCCGCCCACCGGGTCGCCGACAAAGACAGGGTTGCGCTCACCGTGCACCATATGCAGTGCCCCGAGCGTGCCGACGCTGTCGCTGCACTGTTGGCACGCAGAATTCCCGAGGTCAGCGATCTGTCCGTGGTTCCTTTCGGGGCCGTTCTCGGAGCCCATGTCGGCCCGGGCGCAGTGGGAGTCGTCGTCTGTCCTGAGCGCTGA
- a CDS encoding ComEA family DNA-binding protein, giving the protein MASPRTQPISRNSTPHGPSSPRVLERGPHGVDADATPDWLRQDDQRVSALSAHLPERWRGARLDPGRTGMLALCGVGVAVLIVAGYAVLRDAPVVAPVPTLPIVQPISETEVVPSETTAPPSRIVVSVVGLVESSGLVNLPAGSRVADALEAAGGPLDGADVVALNLAAKLADGDQIVVGSPPPEGRSIISGTVQDSAPGSAPTSATGASGSAETDSAAGTVNLNTATVAELDALDGVGPVTAASIIAWREANGAFKDVGQLAEVDGIGPVRFEKLKDQVTV; this is encoded by the coding sequence ATGGCAAGTCCTCGAACGCAGCCGATCTCGCGGAACTCGACGCCGCACGGGCCCAGTTCTCCGCGGGTTCTCGAACGCGGTCCGCACGGGGTGGACGCGGACGCAACGCCGGACTGGCTCAGGCAGGACGATCAGCGTGTATCGGCGCTCTCGGCCCACCTCCCGGAGCGATGGCGCGGCGCCCGCCTCGACCCTGGTAGAACCGGGATGCTTGCGCTGTGTGGCGTCGGCGTGGCCGTGCTGATTGTGGCGGGGTACGCAGTGCTGCGCGATGCGCCGGTCGTCGCTCCGGTACCGACTCTGCCGATCGTGCAACCCATTTCGGAGACAGAGGTCGTACCCTCTGAGACCACAGCTCCACCGTCGAGAATCGTGGTCAGTGTGGTGGGTCTTGTTGAATCCTCGGGTCTGGTGAACCTTCCGGCCGGCTCACGCGTCGCCGATGCCCTCGAAGCCGCAGGCGGACCACTCGACGGCGCGGATGTCGTGGCTCTCAACCTTGCGGCCAAGCTTGCCGATGGTGACCAGATCGTAGTCGGCTCGCCACCGCCGGAGGGGAGGTCGATCATCAGCGGGACGGTGCAAGATTCCGCACCAGGAAGTGCTCCTACCTCGGCAACCGGCGCATCTGGCAGTGCAGAGACCGACAGTGCAGCGGGCACAGTGAATCTCAACACCGCGACCGTGGCCGAGCTCGACGCGTTGGACGGCGTCGGACCGGTGACGGCAGCGAGCATCATTGCCTGGCGGGAGGCGAACGGCGCGTTCAAGGACGTCGGGCAGTTGGCGGAGGTGGACGGTATCGGCCCGGTACGCTTCGAAAAACTCAAGGACCAGGTCACGGTGTGA
- a CDS encoding ComEC/Rec2 family competence protein, with translation MNEPLIRPYDVRLVPCAVAGWGATVCGILGGSVVAITLAVAWVCLCVAVLYVRVHLGRSGVGLITMAVIGGCYSGAAALHAWEFDTSPVVEAADERAWVSAAIVVREDPHRVRSPGPPTVAIRAELVQMDIAGVPIELGGRVSVLAPSSEWGHLVPGQSVALRGRLSPPHRQDLTLAVVRVDGPPLRVDAPGPVAAAAAAVRTSLAAAASDALPDDQAGVLPGLVVGDVSALPEDLEADFRAAGLTHLTAVSGANFAIVLGAALLLTRAIAIGPRTTVVLCAVVLLAFVVVARPSPSVLRAAVMGGIGLLALVTGRRRQAVPALCTAILGLLAWWPELSVDVGFALSVAATAGLVVVAPVWVDWLRAHGWGRAPAEVVAVAAAAHAVTAPIVAGMTGTFSVVGILANIAVAPTVAPITVVGVVAAVFAPWAGWLASLVLELASAPLWWLVAVARWSASLPGAGVEMPSGVAGALTVAVATAAMLVLLRFRVCRWVMGGAVVAVLVMWVAS, from the coding sequence GTGAACGAACCGCTGATCCGCCCGTACGACGTGCGGTTGGTCCCGTGCGCGGTTGCTGGATGGGGTGCGACGGTGTGCGGGATTCTGGGCGGATCCGTCGTAGCAATCACACTCGCCGTGGCGTGGGTATGTCTGTGCGTCGCTGTACTCTATGTGCGAGTGCACCTGGGGCGCAGTGGCGTCGGACTTATCACGATGGCAGTGATCGGCGGATGCTACTCGGGTGCGGCCGCACTGCACGCGTGGGAATTCGACACGAGCCCCGTCGTCGAGGCAGCCGACGAACGGGCGTGGGTGAGCGCAGCAATCGTAGTGCGCGAGGATCCACACCGCGTTCGCTCGCCCGGGCCTCCGACGGTGGCCATCCGGGCCGAGCTGGTTCAGATGGACATCGCTGGGGTACCGATCGAGCTCGGTGGACGAGTGTCGGTGTTGGCTCCGTCCAGCGAGTGGGGGCACCTCGTACCCGGGCAGTCCGTTGCCCTGAGAGGTCGACTGTCGCCGCCGCACCGACAGGACCTCACGCTCGCTGTCGTACGGGTCGACGGACCTCCGCTGCGGGTCGACGCGCCGGGGCCGGTGGCGGCAGCGGCGGCAGCAGTGCGAACGTCGCTTGCGGCAGCGGCGTCGGATGCGCTGCCGGACGATCAGGCAGGGGTGCTCCCGGGGCTTGTGGTCGGTGACGTCTCGGCACTGCCGGAAGACCTCGAGGCCGACTTCCGTGCAGCTGGATTGACCCACCTGACCGCGGTTTCCGGGGCGAATTTCGCGATCGTCCTCGGTGCAGCACTGTTGCTGACCCGTGCCATTGCGATCGGACCACGCACGACGGTAGTGCTGTGTGCGGTGGTGCTCCTTGCGTTCGTCGTCGTTGCCAGGCCGTCCCCGAGCGTGTTGCGTGCGGCGGTGATGGGCGGTATCGGACTGCTCGCGCTCGTCACGGGTCGACGACGTCAGGCAGTCCCTGCGCTCTGCACCGCAATACTCGGCCTCCTCGCATGGTGGCCCGAGCTGTCCGTGGACGTCGGCTTCGCATTGTCGGTGGCCGCTACCGCGGGGCTTGTCGTCGTGGCGCCGGTATGGGTCGACTGGTTGCGTGCGCATGGCTGGGGCCGCGCGCCGGCCGAAGTGGTTGCCGTCGCCGCTGCAGCGCACGCGGTGACCGCCCCGATCGTGGCGGGCATGACGGGAACCTTCTCCGTGGTGGGAATTCTCGCCAACATTGCGGTGGCCCCGACGGTTGCGCCGATCACCGTTGTCGGAGTCGTTGCAGCAGTGTTCGCACCGTGGGCAGGCTGGCTTGCTTCTCTCGTGCTCGAATTGGCGTCGGCGCCGCTCTGGTGGCTTGTCGCGGTGGCGCGGTGGTCGGCGTCACTGCCGGGCGCGGGTGTCGAGATGCCGAGTGGAGTGGCGGGCGCCCTGACTGTCGCGGTCGCCACAGCGGCGATGCTGGTGTTGTTGCGGTTCCGCGTCTGTCGGTGGGTAATGGGTGGCGCGGTCGTAGCAGTACTGGTGATGTGGGTGGCGTCGTAA
- the holA gene encoding DNA polymerase III subunit delta, whose translation MTANNPVESLHLVLGDEELLMDRAVASIVARVRAAAPEGDDLPVTKLRAGDASAPELLELLSPSLFAEDRVVVLEAAAEAGKDAVALVVDAASDPPEGAVLVIMHSGGGRAKAMVGALQKAGAVTHECAKLTKASERADFVKREFSAAEVRVSGDVVEAVVEAVGSELRELAAACSQLVADTAGKVDVDAVRRYYSGKAEVSGFDVAEKAVAGDVPGALEALRWAMHRGVPHVLLADALADAVRTIALVGSAGRGDPFRMAGELGMPPWKIKKAQAQARGWNGQTIGEALQIVSQLNADVKGQAADADYAVENAVSVVAALSNR comes from the coding sequence GTGACTGCGAACAATCCGGTGGAGTCTCTGCACCTCGTCCTCGGCGACGAAGAACTGCTGATGGATCGTGCCGTGGCGTCCATCGTCGCGCGCGTTCGAGCAGCTGCCCCGGAGGGTGACGATCTACCGGTCACCAAGCTTCGTGCCGGCGATGCCAGTGCGCCGGAGCTTTTGGAGCTCCTGAGCCCGTCCCTGTTCGCGGAGGACCGTGTGGTCGTTCTCGAAGCGGCCGCGGAAGCAGGCAAGGATGCGGTGGCGCTGGTCGTCGACGCAGCCTCGGATCCGCCCGAGGGCGCGGTGCTGGTCATCATGCACTCCGGCGGTGGGCGAGCGAAGGCGATGGTCGGTGCTCTGCAGAAGGCAGGCGCTGTCACGCACGAATGCGCCAAGTTGACCAAGGCATCCGAGCGGGCAGATTTCGTCAAACGTGAATTCAGTGCGGCCGAGGTGCGGGTCAGTGGAGACGTCGTGGAGGCGGTCGTGGAGGCCGTGGGTTCCGAACTTCGCGAGTTGGCCGCCGCTTGTTCGCAGTTGGTGGCGGATACGGCAGGCAAGGTCGACGTCGACGCGGTTCGACGCTACTACTCGGGCAAAGCGGAGGTATCCGGGTTCGACGTCGCCGAGAAGGCTGTGGCGGGGGATGTGCCGGGAGCGTTGGAAGCGTTGCGTTGGGCGATGCACCGAGGCGTCCCGCATGTACTTCTGGCGGACGCGCTGGCTGACGCCGTGCGCACCATTGCACTCGTCGGCTCCGCAGGCCGCGGTGACCCGTTCCGAATGGCGGGTGAACTCGGGATGCCGCCGTGGAAGATCAAGAAGGCGCAAGCACAGGCGCGCGGATGGAACGGCCAGACCATCGGGGAGGCCCTGCAGATCGTCTCGCAGCTCAATGCGGACGTGAAGGGGCAGGCTGCCGATGCGGACTACGCGGTCGAGAACGCGGTGTCTGTCGTTGCCGCGCTGAGCAACCGGTAG
- the rpsT gene encoding 30S ribosomal protein S20 codes for MANIKSQKKRILTNERNRLRNQSVKSSLRTIIRSFRAAESAGDKEKASAILVTAGRQLDKAASKGVIHKNQAANKKSALSLAVNKL; via the coding sequence GTGGCCAACATCAAGTCCCAGAAGAAGCGGATTCTCACCAACGAGCGCAACCGTCTGCGCAACCAGTCGGTGAAGTCGTCACTGCGGACGATCATTCGCTCCTTCCGCGCCGCTGAGTCCGCAGGCGACAAGGAGAAGGCTTCCGCCATCCTCGTCACCGCAGGTCGCCAGCTGGACAAGGCAGCCAGCAAGGGTGTCATCCACAAGAACCAGGCAGCCAACAAGAAGTCGGCACTGTCGTTGGCAGTCAACAAGCTCTGA
- a CDS encoding circularly permuted type 2 ATP-grasp protein: MFDADGKTRTPYKGIHSALEPSSSADLDARSDALGRAFIDQGITFSLSGQERPFPLDQVPRVIAAGEWSRLERGIKQRVKALEMFLADIYGDQEILRDGVVPKRLVTSCEHFHRAAIGIVPPNGVRIHVAGIDLVRDAQGTFRVLEDNLRSPSGVSYVMENRRTMARVFPDLFATHRVRAVGDYASHLLRALRASAALNEADPTVVVLTPGVANSAYFEHSLLARLMGVELVEGRDLFCRDNIVYMRTTEGERQVDVIYRRIDDDYLDPMQFRPDSVLGVAGLVNAARAGNVVISSAVGNGVGDDKLVYTYVPTIIDYYMGEKPLLANVDTFRCWLDDECEEVLDRVDELVIKPVEGSGGYGIVFGPDASPKELATISKKIRADPRGWIAQPVVQLSTVPTKIGGRLVPRHVDLRPFAVNDGDDVWVLPGGLTRVALPEGSLVVNSSQGGGSKDTWVLATRTSQEEQELAGEEIVSEPPESPMTEQGPELTMDQQQQQQQQQQQQQVNGGGH, translated from the coding sequence ATGTTCGACGCGGACGGCAAGACTCGCACTCCGTACAAGGGGATCCATTCGGCGCTCGAGCCGTCCAGCTCGGCCGACCTCGACGCACGCTCGGACGCGCTCGGACGCGCGTTCATCGATCAGGGCATCACGTTCTCTTTGTCGGGACAGGAGCGGCCGTTTCCGCTCGACCAGGTACCCCGTGTCATCGCGGCCGGCGAATGGTCTCGTCTCGAGCGCGGAATCAAGCAGCGTGTCAAGGCGCTCGAGATGTTTCTCGCCGACATCTATGGAGACCAGGAGATCCTGCGTGACGGCGTCGTGCCGAAGCGATTGGTCACCTCGTGTGAGCACTTTCACCGCGCAGCCATCGGCATCGTCCCGCCCAACGGAGTCCGAATTCACGTTGCCGGTATCGACCTCGTCCGAGATGCGCAGGGCACCTTCCGAGTGCTCGAGGACAACCTCCGGTCGCCGTCCGGTGTGTCGTACGTCATGGAGAACCGTCGGACGATGGCGCGGGTGTTCCCTGACCTCTTCGCCACACACCGAGTGCGCGCAGTCGGCGACTATGCCTCGCATCTGCTCCGCGCACTGCGCGCGTCCGCAGCTCTGAACGAGGCCGATCCGACGGTCGTCGTCCTCACCCCGGGCGTCGCCAACTCGGCGTACTTCGAGCACTCGTTGCTGGCACGACTCATGGGCGTCGAACTCGTCGAAGGTCGAGACTTGTTCTGTCGCGACAACATCGTCTACATGCGTACTACCGAGGGCGAGCGTCAGGTCGACGTCATCTACCGGCGCATCGACGACGACTACCTGGACCCGATGCAATTCCGTCCGGACTCGGTGCTCGGCGTGGCGGGGCTCGTCAATGCAGCGCGTGCCGGCAACGTGGTGATTTCCAGTGCCGTCGGAAACGGCGTCGGCGACGACAAGCTGGTCTACACCTACGTGCCGACGATCATCGACTACTACATGGGCGAGAAGCCGCTGCTGGCCAACGTCGACACGTTCCGGTGCTGGCTCGACGACGAGTGCGAGGAGGTGCTCGACCGCGTCGACGAACTGGTGATCAAACCCGTCGAAGGTTCCGGTGGTTACGGCATCGTCTTCGGGCCGGACGCGTCCCCGAAGGAATTGGCGACCATCAGCAAGAAGATCAGAGCGGATCCGCGGGGATGGATCGCCCAGCCCGTCGTGCAGCTCTCGACAGTGCCGACCAAGATCGGCGGCCGACTGGTTCCGCGACACGTGGACCTGCGCCCGTTCGCGGTCAACGACGGCGACGACGTGTGGGTGCTGCCCGGTGGTTTGACGCGTGTGGCGCTTCCCGAGGGTTCGCTCGTGGTCAATTCGAGTCAGGGCGGTGGCAGCAAGGACACCTGGGTGCTCGCCACCCGTACATCTCAGGAAGAGCAGGAACTCGCGGGCGAGGAGATCGTCAGTGAGCCACCCGAGTCCCCGATGACAGAACAGGGACCGGAACTGACGATGGATCAGCAACAGCAACAACAGCAGCAGCAACAGCAACAGCAAGTGAATGGCGGTGGACACTAG
- a CDS encoding alpha-E domain-containing protein: MLARNAESLYWIGRYVERADDTARILDVTVHQLLEDATVDPDHISRVLLRVLGFKHEPDVSLDVWSLTELVAFSRDGSGSIVDSLSSARENARGAREVTSSEMWECLNTTYNGLTDRIRASKRTGPHEFFSYIEERAAMFAGLADSTLSHDDGYRFLILGRSVERIDMTVRLLLSRAGDRPSSPAWVTVLRSAGAHDTYLRTYRGALDAQRVLEFMLLDRLFPRSVFYALSEAERSLDQLDHQPNSRVGARAEAQRLLGRARSELEFLRPGALLDDLQERLLALQETCRDLGEAISKQYFHAAPWVAWTDAGSGAYEDQLEGEL; this comes from the coding sequence ATGCTCGCGCGGAACGCAGAGTCGCTCTATTGGATCGGGCGATACGTCGAACGTGCCGACGACACGGCTCGGATCCTCGACGTCACCGTTCATCAACTTCTCGAGGATGCCACCGTCGACCCCGACCACATCTCGCGGGTTCTGCTTCGAGTCCTCGGGTTCAAGCACGAGCCGGACGTGTCCCTCGACGTGTGGTCGTTGACCGAGTTGGTCGCGTTCAGTCGTGACGGAAGCGGGTCGATCGTCGACTCTCTCTCCAGTGCCCGCGAGAACGCCCGCGGTGCACGGGAAGTCACGTCGAGTGAGATGTGGGAGTGCCTCAACACCACCTACAACGGCCTGACCGACCGCATCCGTGCGTCCAAACGAACCGGGCCGCACGAGTTCTTCAGCTACATCGAGGAACGGGCAGCGATGTTCGCCGGTCTCGCAGATTCGACCCTGAGTCACGACGACGGCTACCGATTCCTCATTCTGGGTCGGTCCGTCGAGCGAATCGACATGACCGTCCGGCTGTTGCTTTCGCGTGCCGGGGACCGTCCGTCGTCACCAGCATGGGTCACGGTGCTCCGTTCTGCAGGCGCGCACGACACCTACCTACGCACGTACCGCGGCGCCCTCGATGCGCAACGAGTACTCGAATTCATGTTGTTGGACAGGTTGTTCCCTCGGTCGGTGTTCTATGCATTGAGTGAGGCCGAGCGGTCACTGGACCAACTCGATCACCAGCCGAACAGCCGTGTCGGTGCACGTGCAGAAGCACAACGTCTGCTGGGCCGCGCACGCAGCGAGCTCGAATTCCTGCGTCCCGGTGCGTTGTTGGACGATCTGCAGGAGAGACTGCTCGCATTGCAGGAGACATGTCGAGATCTCGGCGAAGCAATTTCGAAGCAGTACTTCCACGCAGCACCCTGGGTTGCATGGACCGACGCCGGTTCCGGCGCGTACGAAGATCAACTGGAAGGTGAATTGTGA